The genomic window GCTCAGACAATTTCCACATGACGACCTGCGACATTCCGAGCTACGTTGGGTAACAAGATCCCATATCGCCACAAAAATTAAGGAATATAAGTAAAATCAATGACGTGATTATTCGATCTCCACCATTGTCATTTGTGGAGGCAAGCAGACgggaaaatgttctttttgtcttttctttttgtataagCAAGTTTTCAGGCATGAGTACTCTACACTTGACAAAATCCCAAGTGTTTTTGCGCACGTTTTTGCACCAGGTGGATCAGTCTTTTGTGAAATCTAATGTAATTGGCTAAAATCCGGTCTAGACGGAGAGGTGAGGTTGGTTTTGTTCAAATGTCCTTGCTCCTCACCAGGGATTTTGTTTTGCCAATGCAAGCTTCCTATATCAAGACTTCGtggtaatttttaaaaatttgttaaACTGATATAAATGATTATCCAGAGCCACAGGTACAACAATGATTGGGGGTTAATGTATTACAGTACATCCCTAATTTTGTCCGCTgcccatacacaaacagtaagTATAACCAACACGTTACTGCGCTACCCATTATTAAGTAACAGTCCACGGGCTCAGCTGCTCAGCGCTGTAAATGTTGCTGGAACACACCCCATATAGAACGGCACAGCAACACTCCCAACTGCAAGCAACagtaagatagagagagattaagTTTTTGTTATTACAGTTGTACACTTGGCAATCAGCAAAGGCATTCATACCATGATAACGCCCAACTCTTTCGACTCatacacgcaacacacacacacaatactgaagGACTTGCTGAGACTGCCTTTTCCTCGTGTGTTGCACTCTCAGTGATTAGCAACAAGTCATGTCTGAGACAACAACCCAGACACAAAGGACTTTGTGTAACATATATGGTGAATCCGCGCACAAGGTGTACTACAGCACGTACAACAAGAAGCATGTTTTAGTTCTTGCATCTGAAATGCATATAGTACGCAGCATGTTGGTAGCATTCTCAAGGTTAATATTTACAGCTATGTTAGCTGTTTTAATATTTAGATTCACAAAATATGTTTAACTGGAAAAGTCTAGACGTGTATATGCGTTATTATGTGATATATAGAAACAAATTTGATCCACCCTTGTCTTGATTATTTGATGTCTTGTTTCAGGGTGGTGCTCTCTGGAATAAGTAGAGCTGTACTCTGCCTATTCCTTGTTCTGTGCTCAGCTAGCTGAGTCTGTTGCTGGCCAGATCAGCTGGCAGTCTGTCTGACGGGGGTGTGGCACATCACAACAAAGAGCTTTAGAGTCAGACAGGCAAACTGCAGAATTCTAACCAACCCCCACTTTCattcttttccccttttattttccttttctttaatcTTGAAGAGCATCTGTCCAGTGAAAAGGCTAAATAACGCGTTTTGACGATATCTACACATGGAACGGACCGAGTTTATATCCCAGCATTTTCCGTTATATCTGCAAAGTGACTCCGTGGCTGACAAGTAGTGCCAGATTCGTCAACTTTTCGCATACCAACGTGGCTGTCCGTACGTTGCAGGTTCCAACATATGCTACAGTATTTTATGACTGGTTACATCACGGTGCGTTTTACCTGATCTTGCCCTTGAAAGCAGCAAGTAGCCTAATATTTATAATCTAGTACTACTAAAAACAAAGGATGACGAATGTTCATTAATGTGTTCGCTGTGTCGGGTTGGTTAGTATAGCGAGAATCGCTTATACAACGTTTGTTTTTCGTTTACGTTGAAGCTGGGGTCACACCCCCAGTTCGCGCCAGAGACGATAGGCGAGGCAATGGAGAATTATGGGGGAGAACTGTTGCTATTGACTGTGGCTTCTTATAATGGGCGTGACAATATTTACGATGCTACTTCCTTTAGTTAAATATCTCTCAGTTTAACTTGAACAAACGTCTTAAATGGTACAACACTTTTTCTTCTGTATACATAAGCAGTGCTGATCATCTAAGCTGGAAATAAGACACATTGTTTCAGAATGTATGGTTTACTTTCGGTCACATAGTATCAGCGTAAATAGACTGTTACGTTAATGGATCAATTTGTGTAAATCCACTTCAGTCTATTTTATTCCAACCAGTTTCAGTCGCTAACATTTTAGATCTGAAAAGCGGCTAAACGCTACAATGgaaactgacctgtgtgtgtcctTAGGTGGGCTTTGAGATGGGACGATTTGCCATAAACTTTTTCGCAACCTGAATAGTGGCATTTGTGCTTTTTCTGGGGGGATTCCTGCTCAATTCGACCCCTCAATCGTTTGCCTCTTTGTTTAAGAGCAGAGTCGGCGGTGATGGTGGTAGGTGTGGCAGAGTTTCCATCATCTTTTGTTAGGGTTGCTGGCATGCTCTCCTCTTTAATTTTAGCCTGATCGGCAAAATTGGCTGGGGTTTGTTGATTGAAATCCGCCAAAATTCTGGCAAccacaaaaagagaagagttgTCTTTCACCAAGGGTTCCTTAGTCTCTTCTCCGTTTCTGGGAGCAGCCGCAGTTTCGGGTTTAATCTCCCTATTCCCTTTAGGACCGTGAACAATTGCACGGCTGGACATTGACACAAGGCACTCTGCTGCAAAGTGATCCATTTCGTTAAAGAAAATAGCCCCAAAATGTTCCGTTTAtgacattcaaacaaaatgacacCTGGTTAAAATACTCCGTGGATCCCTTTGCGTGGTGCTGATGTGGAGGTAGCTCTCATAAGCAAACTCACTTAGTGAAATTACCGGCTTTTCAACAAGATTCACATCCTGTGTGTAATTCATGCAGAACAGAACCTTGAGCGCATCCAACGGAACGCTTTCTCACTTTAGATGTATTCTCCCGGTAAAAGGGTTAAAAACTTGTCTTGATTGAGTTTGAAAACTCCCATCGTGGCCGCTGTCTCCTCCACAGCAAAGTGACAGTATGCACAGCGCCGATTAGAACTGAGTGTATCCATGCTGGGGGCGTGTCGGCCGGTAGCATTTGGCAGCGTCGTCAGAGCGGGCGTGCGTTCATTGGATGATGCTTTGTCCTGAAGTGCCCTACCTCACATAGCCCCTTAAAACTTTGTAAAGTGCTTGGGAAACTTCATTGAATTCGTGTAAATGAAACCAATCCCAATATAGCGACCAGACGTTGTAGTTTTATGTATTCAGATACTCTTTTAACTACATTCAAATAATGAagtatgtgtgtaaaatcaaaatatttttatatatctcTGAAGCAATGGATAATGGTGGATCACTCACGTAATATATATTGTACGTAATATATGGATCACGTTATGCTGACCGGTAGGACGTGTACGTCATTGTCATGAATGTCGTTAACGTTGCCACTGTCACTGTTGTTATTCGTCTCCTCTACTTTGCACACGAAAACCTGCCCGTTCCAAATCATCGATTAGCCCGATTATGTTGTTAAAATGTATTACCCAGCCAAAAAGGCAAGTAATATTATTGGGTGGAAGGAGTCCTCAAGTGATTGGAGATAATTCTTGAAATGACATGTGGTACAGTTGACCGTCACCATCGCAAACCGAGAAATTGTTCTGGTGACTCCCATCCCCTGCAGACACACTATCAAATGacacaatttaaaaatatattatgcTATAGACATTGGTATTTTAATGCGCAAAAAGAACAGCTGCTAGATTCCAAACACATGGTGAAAAATCAAGCGACCACATTTACTGTTTTGGGTTAAAAcatggtgtgagagagaagagggtttCAGTGCTAACGATGCACGGCCTTTCTGTGGGAAAGCATGTACACTCTTTCAGCTCCTTTCACAATAGGCCTCTCTAGAAAGTTCCTGGTGTTCAGTGAGAACAAGGCTACGCTGCATTCAGAAGACCATCTGGCTGTATTACTTTACATATTCTTTCACCATGAGGACTGGGAGTTCTTGCGTTTCATGTGGTGCTTTGCAGCCTGAATCTATGACGAGCACGACAACACAAGAGCGGCAGTTCCTCTTTCACAAGATGGCTACctcaaacacaaaagagaaacattccCATTCCTATTGCTATCAACACTCACACGTGTTAAGGAGGAAACTGTATACAACAATCAtccacctgaaaaaaaaaatccttaaagaaaaacaatattacaCCAATCTATTTCTGCAAGAAGGGGAAAATAATTGTTGGCTCC from Chanos chanos chromosome 2, fChaCha1.1, whole genome shotgun sequence includes these protein-coding regions:
- the klf13 gene encoding Krueppel-like factor 13, translated to MDHFAAECLVSMSSRAIVHGPKGNREIKPETAAAPRNGEETKEPLVKDNSSLFVVARILADFNQQTPANFADQAKIKEESMPATLTKDDGNSATPTTITADSALKQRGKRLRGRIEQESPQKKHKCHYSGCEKVYGKSSHLKAHLRTHTGERPFPCTWPDCSKKFARSDELARHYRTHTGEKKFGCPLCDKRFMRSDHLMKHARRHSDFQPAMLKRQPGAAGGSANARPGSLSDYSRSDASSPTLSPTLSPANSP